The following are from one region of the Brienomyrus brachyistius isolate T26 chromosome 4, BBRACH_0.4, whole genome shotgun sequence genome:
- the si:dkey-96n2.3 gene encoding uracil nucleotide/cysteinyl leukotriene receptor isoform X2 — protein MRDRQSIPIMLRNGSDVAMTSWQVKETHLENVLFASFYIVIFIIAVPGNALALGVFSRQKKISPSKVFLMNLAAADLFYVMVLPMRATYHLMDNDWPFGETLCLLIGYLFYLNMYCSLFFMACISLDRFLAVVLPVRSLGLRQKPLYTRVVSVVLWISLIVCSVPMLLSKKVLKVDNLTRTVCGQLYLEKTSAKALLPTAVAFLLPSIIILGSYILILHRLWSLRQPGKKSVERKAVKMITLILLNFSVTFIPYHINRFIYIQASGREDVDMAAIVFSNRITSSLTCLSGVLDPVLYFFLTKTYQRSLVQFFCRRHKRQKKQNVNSASS, from the exons ATGCG TGACAGGCAGAGCATCCCCATAATGCTGAGGAATGGCAGTGACGTGGCGATGACCAGCTGGCAGGTCAAGGAGACTCACCTGGAGAACGTCCTCTTTGCTTCCTTCTACATCGTGATCTTCATCATCGCAGTTCCAGGAAACGCCTTGGCACTGGGCGTTTTCAGCCGACAGAAGAAGATCTCACCCTCCAAGGTCTTCCTCATGAATCTGGCTGCGGCAGATCTCTTCTATGTGATGGTTCTGCCCATGCGTGCCACCTACCACCTCATGGACAATGACTGGCCCTTTGGGGAGACCCTCTGCCTTCTGATTGGGTACCTCTTCTACCTTAACATGTACTGTAGTCTCTTCTTCATGGCCTGCATCAGTTTGGACCGCTTCCTGGCCGTTGTCCTGCCAGTCAGGTCTCTGGGGCTGCGGCAAAAGCCCCTGTACACGCGTGTGGTCAGTGTCGTCTTGTGGATCTCCTTGATTGTTTGCTCGGTCCCCATGCTGCTGTCCAAGAAGGTTCTAAAGGTAGACAACTTGACCAGGACAGTGTGTGGCCAGCTCTACCTGGAGAAGACCTCAGCCAAAGCACTGCTGCCTACAGCTGTGGCTTTTCTGCTCCCCAGCATCATCATACTGGGCTCCTACATCCTCATACTCCATCGCCTTTGGAGCCTAAGGCAGCCAGGAAAGAAGTCAGTGGAGAGAAAGGCGGTCAAGATGATCACATTGATCCTTCTGAATTTCTCTGTGACTTTCATCCCCTACCACATCAACCGCTTTATCTACATCCAGGCCTCCGGACGGGAAGATGTAGACATGGCCGCCATCGTGTTCAGCAATAGGATCACTTCATCCTTGACTTGTCTCAGCGGAGTCTTGGATCCAGTTTTATATTTCTTTCTTACCAAGACCTACCAGAGATCCTTGGTTCAATTTTTCTGCAGGAGACACAAAAGGCAAAAGAAGCAGAATGTCAATTCTGCTTCCAGCTAA
- the si:dkey-96n2.3 gene encoding uracil nucleotide/cysteinyl leukotriene receptor isoform X3 gives MLRNGSDVAMTSWQVKETHLENVLFASFYIVIFIIAVPGNALALGVFSRQKKISPSKVFLMNLAAADLFYVMVLPMRATYHLMDNDWPFGETLCLLIGYLFYLNMYCSLFFMACISLDRFLAVVLPVRSLGLRQKPLYTRVVSVVLWISLIVCSVPMLLSKKVLKVDNLTRTVCGQLYLEKTSAKALLPTAVAFLLPSIIILGSYILILHRLWSLRQPGKKSVERKAVKMITLILLNFSVTFIPYHINRFIYIQASGREDVDMAAIVFSNRITSSLTCLSGVLDPVLYFFLTKTYQRSLVQFFCRRHKRQKKQNVNSASS, from the coding sequence ATGCTGAGGAATGGCAGTGACGTGGCGATGACCAGCTGGCAGGTCAAGGAGACTCACCTGGAGAACGTCCTCTTTGCTTCCTTCTACATCGTGATCTTCATCATCGCAGTTCCAGGAAACGCCTTGGCACTGGGCGTTTTCAGCCGACAGAAGAAGATCTCACCCTCCAAGGTCTTCCTCATGAATCTGGCTGCGGCAGATCTCTTCTATGTGATGGTTCTGCCCATGCGTGCCACCTACCACCTCATGGACAATGACTGGCCCTTTGGGGAGACCCTCTGCCTTCTGATTGGGTACCTCTTCTACCTTAACATGTACTGTAGTCTCTTCTTCATGGCCTGCATCAGTTTGGACCGCTTCCTGGCCGTTGTCCTGCCAGTCAGGTCTCTGGGGCTGCGGCAAAAGCCCCTGTACACGCGTGTGGTCAGTGTCGTCTTGTGGATCTCCTTGATTGTTTGCTCGGTCCCCATGCTGCTGTCCAAGAAGGTTCTAAAGGTAGACAACTTGACCAGGACAGTGTGTGGCCAGCTCTACCTGGAGAAGACCTCAGCCAAAGCACTGCTGCCTACAGCTGTGGCTTTTCTGCTCCCCAGCATCATCATACTGGGCTCCTACATCCTCATACTCCATCGCCTTTGGAGCCTAAGGCAGCCAGGAAAGAAGTCAGTGGAGAGAAAGGCGGTCAAGATGATCACATTGATCCTTCTGAATTTCTCTGTGACTTTCATCCCCTACCACATCAACCGCTTTATCTACATCCAGGCCTCCGGACGGGAAGATGTAGACATGGCCGCCATCGTGTTCAGCAATAGGATCACTTCATCCTTGACTTGTCTCAGCGGAGTCTTGGATCCAGTTTTATATTTCTTTCTTACCAAGACCTACCAGAGATCCTTGGTTCAATTTTTCTGCAGGAGACACAAAAGGCAAAAGAAGCAGAATGTCAATTCTGCTTCCAGCTAA
- the si:dkey-96n2.3 gene encoding uracil nucleotide/cysteinyl leukotriene receptor isoform X1: protein MPWLILRDRQSIPIMLRNGSDVAMTSWQVKETHLENVLFASFYIVIFIIAVPGNALALGVFSRQKKISPSKVFLMNLAAADLFYVMVLPMRATYHLMDNDWPFGETLCLLIGYLFYLNMYCSLFFMACISLDRFLAVVLPVRSLGLRQKPLYTRVVSVVLWISLIVCSVPMLLSKKVLKVDNLTRTVCGQLYLEKTSAKALLPTAVAFLLPSIIILGSYILILHRLWSLRQPGKKSVERKAVKMITLILLNFSVTFIPYHINRFIYIQASGREDVDMAAIVFSNRITSSLTCLSGVLDPVLYFFLTKTYQRSLVQFFCRRHKRQKKQNVNSASS, encoded by the exons ATGCCATGGCTAATTTTACG TGACAGGCAGAGCATCCCCATAATGCTGAGGAATGGCAGTGACGTGGCGATGACCAGCTGGCAGGTCAAGGAGACTCACCTGGAGAACGTCCTCTTTGCTTCCTTCTACATCGTGATCTTCATCATCGCAGTTCCAGGAAACGCCTTGGCACTGGGCGTTTTCAGCCGACAGAAGAAGATCTCACCCTCCAAGGTCTTCCTCATGAATCTGGCTGCGGCAGATCTCTTCTATGTGATGGTTCTGCCCATGCGTGCCACCTACCACCTCATGGACAATGACTGGCCCTTTGGGGAGACCCTCTGCCTTCTGATTGGGTACCTCTTCTACCTTAACATGTACTGTAGTCTCTTCTTCATGGCCTGCATCAGTTTGGACCGCTTCCTGGCCGTTGTCCTGCCAGTCAGGTCTCTGGGGCTGCGGCAAAAGCCCCTGTACACGCGTGTGGTCAGTGTCGTCTTGTGGATCTCCTTGATTGTTTGCTCGGTCCCCATGCTGCTGTCCAAGAAGGTTCTAAAGGTAGACAACTTGACCAGGACAGTGTGTGGCCAGCTCTACCTGGAGAAGACCTCAGCCAAAGCACTGCTGCCTACAGCTGTGGCTTTTCTGCTCCCCAGCATCATCATACTGGGCTCCTACATCCTCATACTCCATCGCCTTTGGAGCCTAAGGCAGCCAGGAAAGAAGTCAGTGGAGAGAAAGGCGGTCAAGATGATCACATTGATCCTTCTGAATTTCTCTGTGACTTTCATCCCCTACCACATCAACCGCTTTATCTACATCCAGGCCTCCGGACGGGAAGATGTAGACATGGCCGCCATCGTGTTCAGCAATAGGATCACTTCATCCTTGACTTGTCTCAGCGGAGTCTTGGATCCAGTTTTATATTTCTTTCTTACCAAGACCTACCAGAGATCCTTGGTTCAATTTTTCTGCAGGAGACACAAAAGGCAAAAGAAGCAGAATGTCAATTCTGCTTCCAGCTAA